AGCTTCGTCTCGAGGAGCGGCTCGCCCCGGATCGTCCGGTACGTCTCGTCGGTGAGGCCATCGAACTGGAGGTAGATGAGCGGCCGGAGCGCGGCGAAGCGGGCGAACCACTGCGGATCATTCGCGACGCGGAGGCCGTTCGTATTGACCATCACGTGACGGATGTCGCGGTGCTGGGCCGCCGTGATCATCTGGAGGAGGTCCGGGTGGATCGTCGGCTCGCCGCCGGAGAACTGGACCACCTCGGGGTGGCCCTCGAGCTCGACGAACCGGTCGAGCATCGCCTCGACCTCGGCAACCGTCAGGTTGAAGCCGGCCCCGGCGTTCGCGAAGCAGACCGGGCAGTCGAGATTGCACGCCGTGTTTACCTCGATGAGGGCGAGGCACGTGTGCTGGCGGTGCTCCGGGCAGATCCCACAGTCGAGCGGGCAGCCGCGGGCCACCTCGGTCGTGACCCGCAGCGGTGCCTGGCCGGGTTTGTTGAACCGAGCGTTCTCGACATAGGCGCGGGAGTCGGCGTAGATGAGTCCCTCGAACCAGCCGTGCGTGTCGCAGCGCTTCCGCATGAAGACCTCGCCGTCGCGGAGGAGGACCTGGGCGTCGATGACGGTCCGGCACTCCGGACAGATCGAGCGAGTCACCTCGTGGAGGATCTCGCCCGCTGGGCGCGGCTGCGGGGGGAGCGTCGGGAGCATGTGGCCTCCAGGGGAGCGGTCGGTGGACACGTCGGCTCGGTCGATGCCGGTCCCGCCTTCGGTCAGCGAGCGGCCGGAGCGGCCGGCAGCCGCTCACCAGCCTCGATCCGGATCGGCAGACGGTTCTCGCCGGGGGTCAGGGGGCAGGAATAGGTATCGGCGTAGACGCAGTACGGGTGATACGCAAGGTTGAGATCGAGCGCGTACGTCCCGTCGTCCTCCGCCTCGAGATCGAGGTAGCGTCCGGCGCCGTAGGTCTCGACGCCGCTCGTGCCATCGAGGAATGGCACGAAGAGCGACTCGGCGCGTCCCCCGTCCATGACATACGCTGTCAGCGAGCGCGGTGCTCCGCCCACGGGGAAGGTGAACGAGCCCGCTCGATGCGCCGGTCGAAGCTGGCCGTCCGAGGTAGGGATCTCGAAGGCCGAGGGTGCTTCCCCGTGATATGGCTCGAGCTCCAATCCTTCGAATCGGAGCGTGGGATCGATCGGGAAGTACGGCAGTCCCGAGAAGGCGGGGCGCTGGGAGGCCGGGATCGGGCTTGACGGTGACGCCTTGAAGAACGCGTCCTTGGCGGCCCGATGGCGCTCGATCTCCGCCGCGTACCCGTGTTGGTGGTCGTCCGCCACTGGCTGATCTCCCTGGCCTGTCCCGTTCGCCGCGATCATGGGGCTTCGGCGGTCCCGGGGCCGTAACCGAGCCCACACTCTCCAACGTGACGCGCGCCACAGCGGGCGAGGCGGCGATCCGCATAGCCTCGGTGAGCCGCGACTCTCGTGGCGCGGGGTCGGTCGGCGATCGGGCAGGCGACGGCCCAGCACGACGCCCGCACCAGGAGAACATCCGCCGATGGAAGAGCAGTTCGACTTCGTGATCATCGGCGCCGGGTCGGCTGGTGAGGCTGCGACCTACATGGCACGTGGCCGCGGTGCTTCGGTCGCGATCGTCGATCGAGAGCTCTTCGGCGGATCGTGCCCGTTTTGGGCCTGCATGCCGTCCAAGACGCTCCTCCACGCGGCCGCGGTCCACGCGGGTGGCGGCGGCTACGACTGGCCGCAGGCCTCCGCCCGACGCGACTACATGATCAACCGTGAGGGGACTGATGTTCCGAGCGACGCGGGTCACGTGCATGGGCTCGAAGATGCCGGCGCGGTCGTCGTTCGCGGGACCGCCCGGATCGTCGGACCGGGTGCGGTCGCGGTCTCTGGGGACGGGGACGAGCGGATGCTGCACGCACGGAACATCGTGGTTGCGGGCGGCACGTTCCCGACGATCCCGAGTATCGAAGGACTCGACCGGATCATCTTCTGGACGAACCGCGAGGCCACCACCACCCGCGTCCTCCCGGCAA
Above is a window of Chloroflexota bacterium DNA encoding:
- a CDS encoding DUF1684 domain-containing protein, whose protein sequence is MIAANGTGQGDQPVADDHQHGYAAEIERHRAAKDAFFKASPSSPIPASQRPAFSGLPYFPIDPTLRFEGLELEPYHGEAPSAFEIPTSDGQLRPAHRAGSFTFPVGGAPRSLTAYVMDGGRAESLFVPFLDGTSGVETYGAGRYLDLEAEDDGTYALDLNLAYHPYCVYADTYSCPLTPGENRLPIRIEAGERLPAAPAAR